Within the Drosophila melanogaster chromosome 3R genome, the region CTGGCTGGGACTTCTAGATCATGTTAatctattaaataaaaatagtgatatgtatatttaaaattaaaacatttcatcAAGACATCGCAAATTGTGTTTTAACTACTCTaggtaataaataaataataataataaataataataaaggcATTTTCATGAGTCgccaaaatgatttaataagaTGATAGCTTTTATAATAATGGGTTATggttatgaaaatatataaaagtaattGAGAAAcggaaaatatattaaaattgacTATAACATACtttatgttattaattttctaTCTAGGGTATTTAACTTAGTCGGAGCGAGATGAGCTTCAGGCTATATGGCGATTTTGTGATTCTCAATCACGGAGATCTGTGCAAAGGGACATCCCATTAATGCTGCCTTCATCGATTTCCAGTTTAGCGTGTGGAACTCACCAGCCCTCGATCTTCACTTCACTTCTTCTCCACTTCCATCCATGACAAGCTCCGCCTAAACAATCAACCAGAGCTGGTCCAGTTCTACTTCTACAAACTGAGGGATGCACTAAAAAAAGagaagtatatatatttaagatcTGATACAAATCTACTCTGATTTACAGCTGTGTTCGCTTCTCTAATTTTTGAACCCTTTATGGTGTATGATGGAAAAGAAAAGGTTTCCCTGGACCACATCATTTCGGAGAGCAAAGGTGGTATGAGATTCAAAGACGATGTGTTCCAGCAGGAGTCCGTCAGGCTAAAGCTTCAGCAAACACTTCCGTATCTTGATCAGTGGGGATTGCTGGATGACATGTAAATTTGTACAAACGATTACGTTACATAAGTAAGAAGAATGCTAACACTCTGAATAAAATGTACTTTACGATTTTATTGGGGGCCCCTAACCAGAGGGATTAGCGTAGTTAGTCGTAATTAAGATGATAAGACTTTGGGAAATATCGCAAACTGTCTTCACTGCTTAAACTATAGCGCTAACGTTCGGATCCATAATGTCAGAAAAAAATACCCATACCGATCCTGAATGGCTCACAAAGGAATATGTGGAGTATAAGTTATGCAGATATTTTGAAGACGACTCTCTACAGTTGAAGAAACTAGAGACTGAGCCGGCTACATCAAAAGGAGATAATTACGCCAGTGTGATGACCCGCATCAATCTGGAGTACAGCACAAAGGATTCAAAGGACACTCAGAGCGCTACTTTCCTACTGAAAACCACCTTTGCCGCCAAGGATCCGGCAGCCAATATACTGGCCGGCTACGGGGTTTCCATCAGAGAAATGGACATGTACCAACAACAACCAACCTGGCCAGAATGGTGAGGGGCGAGCTCGAGGATTCCCGAAAGATGTTTGCAGCTACCGTCAATGTAGATCGCGAGCGGGACTCAATCCTTTTTGAGGACCTGTCGTTGGAGGACTACAAAGTCGCTTGCCGGCTTAAAAAACTGGATTTGGAGCACACACATCTGGTCCTGGAGAAACTGGCTGATTTCcatgcagctgcagcagttCTTGCCGAGCGAAAGCCTGGAATCTTTGAGAAGAACTACGATCGAGGATTCTTTAACAAACATTTTCGAGGCTTTCAGCCAATCTTTAGGAACCTACTACAGGCTCTATCTCGCTCCCTGGAGctgaatttgtatttaaacGATCGTTATCAGAGCAAGATAGACCGGCTAGTGGATACAATAATGGATTACGGCGATCGATCGACATTGACCAATCCAGGAGATTTCCTAACCCTAGCCCACGGGGATCTTTAGACAACAAATGTGATGTTTCAGTACGACGAACAGGGTCATCCCATCAATGCCGTCCTAATTGATTTTCAGTTCAGTGTGTGGAACTCTCCGGCCATCGATTTGCACTACTTCTTCTCCACTTCGATCCAGGACCATCTTCGCTGGAAACATCAGCCTGAATTGGTCCAGTTTTATTACTACAGGCTGGTGGAATCTCTGAAGAAACTACAGTATTCGCGTCGTATTCCGAGCTTATTTGAATTTCAACTGCAGTTTAGGGCTAGATCTTTCTATGGTAAGTATATGCAAGTTAtagtgaaaataaattttaatttaagaaaTTCTTTTAGCTGTTTTCTGCTCACTGATTTCCGAGCCCTGCATGCTTTACACCGGAACTGAGGAAGCGTCTATTGCACAAGGATTGTCCACTGCCGCCAGTGGAGTCCGGTTCAGAGATTCTGTGTATCATGCTGACCACATCcgagaaaaaatgctactcacTCTGCCGTTTCTGGATCAGCAGGGGTTGTTAGACGATATGtgaagttttattttttttacttataaGTTGGTCTAGCTAGTTAGCCTAGCTGAACAACAGTCGCTATTCTATGATCTTTCACACAGTGCAGAGCCCTATCCTAATAAATTTTTTCAGATGTGCTGTCGCCTATCTTTTCAATTGCCGGCAATTAAGGAGCTTACGACTCATGAGATACGCTCTGTGCCGTCTCATCTAATCATGAGCATCTCGTCAGTGTATAAAAGCCATGCCCACCTCTGACGAAAGCTAGTAGAATTTCAACATTATGCCGGAGAAAACGACCCACAATGCGCCCGCGTGGCTGACAGAGGAGTACGTGGAGAAAAAGTTAAGAGTCTACTTTAAGAATGACACCTTGAATCTGAAGAAACTGACGATCAAGCCGGCGACAGCGAATGGAGAGAACTACGCCAGCGTGATGACCCGCATCAGTGTGGAGTACATTACGAAGGATTCAAAGGATAACCAGTCCGCAACCTTTCTGCTGAAGACGACCTTCGCCGACAAAGACCCGGCGGCCCATTTGCTCATCAACTACGGCATTTACACCAGGGAGATCGACATGTACGAGCAGATACTGCCCCGATTGGCGGATATAGTGAAGAATGAGCTCCACGATTCTCGGAAGCTGTTTGCAGCTACTGTGGGTGTAGATCGTGAGCGGGACTCGATTATGTTCGAGGACCTTTCGCTGGAGAGGTATAAGGTTGCGTGCAGGGTGAAGAAACTGGATCTGGAGCACACTTATCTGGTTCTTGAGAAACTGGCAGATTTCCATGCAGCGGGGGCAGCTCTGGCTCAGCGGCAACCGGGAATCTTTGAAAAGAACTACGACCGTGGATTCTTTAACAAACATGTACGAGGCTACGAGCCCATCATGAAAAATATCCTTAAGGCCTTGTCGCGTACCCTCGATTTGAGTCCGGATCTAAAGGAGCGATACCAGGCGAAGATTGACAGGTTAATTGATAATGTAATGGACTACGGCGAAAGATCGACATCTGTCGCTCCCGGCGATTTTGTGACTCTGGCCCATGGAGATATTTGGACAACCAATGTCATGTTCCAGTACGATGACGAAGGTCATCCAGTTAATGCCATCTTCATTGATTTCCAGTTCAGCGTTTGGAATTCTCCGGCCATCGATCTGCAATACTTTTTCTCAACCTCGATCCACGAAAACCTTCGTCTGGAGCGTCAGACCGAGCTGGTCCAGTTCTACTTCTATAAACTAGTGGTGGCTCTAGAAAGGGTGAAATATTCGGGTAAGGTTCCGAGTTTATTTGAGTTCCAACAGCAGTTTCGGACCAAAGGTTTTTATGGTAAGTTTGCGAAgtatataaaatgttatacaatttttaatttctttattttactCAGCTGTGTTTGCGTCGTTGATTTTTGAGCCCACTATGGTCTACAATGGCAAGGAGGAGCCGTCCATAGAGCAGTTCATGACCAGCGATGAGAAGGGCGTGCGACTGAGGGATGCAGTGTATCAGACGGAGGAGAACCTAAAAAAGTTGCACCTGACTCTGCCGTTCCTTGATCAACTGGGCTTACTAGACGAAATGTAAGAAAATGCTCcacacaataaataaatgctcCTTATCAGTATAAGtcaattaatcaaattatcACTGCTATCTACCTAGAAATTTAGCTTAAAAATAGTTTCGTTATTTTTAGCAATTAATTGTTTAGAAATTTCTAGTAGTTCGCTGGCATCAAATggatatgtatgtaataaGCTCAATGACGATTTCTAATAGCTAATTCAAATGGTTGAATTGAAAGATAACAGGAATGTCAGATAGAATGATAGATAAGACTTGAATAATAAATGTGTACTTACCTAACCGACGAGGTATAAAAGCGGAACCCCACCGATGAAAAATCCGCAGTGTTGATCACCAGGAAATCAATAGAAGCGCACAAGTGGTGCCCGCTTGGCTCACTCGCGACTATGTGGAGCAGAAGCTGCGTTCCTACTTTAGAAATGACTCCCTCCGCCTGGTGAACCTGGACATCAAGCTGGCCCTTGGCAACGGGGAGAACTACTCAAGCGTGATAACTCGCATCTATGTGGAGTATACGACGGATAAATCAAAGGATAAACAATCCACCAGATTCCACCAGATTTGCCGACGCAGGTCCGGCGGCGCAGGTTCTCCTGAGCTACGGAGTGTACAACAGGGAATTGGATCTGTATGAGCGCATCCTGCCCCAGATGGCGGAAGTGGTGCGAAATGAGCTGGCAGATTCCCGGAAACTATTTGCAGGCACTGTTTATGTTGATCGGAAACGGGACTCGATCATCTTCGAGGATATGTCCCTGGAGAATTACAGAGTGGCCGATCGGCTCAAGAAACTGGATCTGGAGCACACTCATCTGGTACTCGAGAAGCTGGCCAATTTCCATGCTGCCGGAGCAGCCTTGGCTGAGCGCCAGCCTGGAATCTTTGCGAAGAATTTCGATCGTGGATTCTTTAACCAGCATACCCGCGGCTACGAGCCCATCATGAAGAATCTTTTGATGGCTTTGTCCCGATCCCTGGAGCTGGAGCCGGATCTGTGTCAGCGTTACCAGGCAAAGATCGATCGACTGGTGGAGAACGTAATGGAGTACGGAGAACGATCGACGACCATTGTTCCCGGTGACTTTTTGACCCTGGCTCACGGGGATCTCTGGACCACCAATATTATGTTCCAATACGACGACAAAGGACATCCCATAAATGCCATCTTTATCGACTTTCAGTTCAGTGCTTGGAACTCGCCGGCCATCGATCTACACTACTTCTTTTCAACGGCCTTGCAGGCTGATATTCGACTGAAGAAACAGCCAGAGCTGGTCCAGTTCTACTATTACAAACTGAATGCTGCCTTGAAGAAAGTCCAGTATTCCGGAAATGTTCCGAGCCTATTCGTCTTCCATCAGCAGTTCAGGAACAGATCCTTCTATGGTGGGTATACTAACGTGCCTGGTTAAGgaatttatattcatttatgTTATCATTCAGCTGCCTTCGCATCACTGATCTTTGAACCAACGATGACGTACACGGGCAAGGAAGAGGCATCAATGGATCAGATAATATCCCTTTCGGAGAAGGGAATGCGCTTTAAGGATGACGCATTTCAGGCGGAGGAGACCAGGAAAAAGATGCGTCTCACTTTGCCCTTTCTTGATCATTTGGGTTTACTAGACGTGATGTAAAGCGAAAATAGTAATATTATTATCGTAATTATAGATTTTATATTtgcttataaaatataataaatacaaaataatttcgattaCTTTCCCTGCTATTACTAACTTTTATTAATTGTGTATGCACTTATGAATGACAATTCACAGGTGCTAATTGTAGGTAAATGTTTAGAAAACATGAAAACGGGACAAAATCCgtattaaaaagttttctaattgtttttgttgataTTGACATTAAAATTAGCTACAGACGACGATACGGGGGAATTCTTGGAAAAACTATCAAGGCAACCCACTAAATTAATTCACTTACTTTTTACGATATTCGataacaaacaataaaaaatattaagttgTATTTCTCTTCTTTGGgaaatgtaaaacaaaatgaattaattataaatttgttgCGATGAATCTGTATATGGTGATAAGTTGCGAAATTTTGGTTACCAGGAATACTTAATAAAAAGTGCATTGCAAAAAACGTGAGCGTTCGACCAGACTCGAAATTGTTCAAGTGTTGTTTGTCCATGACGAAGCCAGTTGCCACGAGATACTTGCACTAAACTTATCATATATACACTAAAGTTGGCTATAAAAGTGGTCGGACTCCGTTCGCAATGTCGCAGAAGCGAAAGCCCTGAGTTACGGATAGGATCATGACTGAGAAATCTACCCACAAAGTTCACCCAGCGCCAGTTTGGCTCACCTCGGAATATGTGCAGGATAAGTTGCGCACCTACTTCAAGGATAGCTCACTGAAGCTGGCGACGTTGGATACAAAGCCAGCCGTGGCCAATGGAGGAAACTACGGCAGCGTGATGACCCGCATCAATGTGGAGTACACGACCAAGGTATCGAAAGGGAAACAGTCCACCACATTTCTGGTTAAGACCACATTCGCTGACCGGGATCCAGCCGGCGATGTGCTCATCCACTATGGTGTCTACACCCGTGAAATGGATATATACGAGCACATCCTTCCCCAGCTGGCGGATATGGTGAGGAAGGAGCTTAAAGACTCCAGGAAGCTCTTTGCGGCCACCATGAATGTGGACCGCGAAAGGGACTCGATCATCTTCGAGGACATGTCACTGGATCATTACAAGGTTGCATGCCGTCGAAAGAAGCTGGACCTAGAACACACCCACCTGGTACTGGAGAAACTGGCCCTCTTTCATGCAGCTTCATCAGTTCTCGCCGAGCGACAGCCGGGTATCTTCGACAAGAACTATGATCGTGGCTTTTTCAACAAACACACCCGGGCATACGCCCCGATCATGACCAATCTTCTGGAGGCTCTGTCCCGCTCCCTTGCTTCGGATGAGGAGTTGGGACAGCGGTACAAGGCCAAGATCGACAGGCTTGTGGAACGTTTGATGGACTATGGCGAAAGATCGACGACTAGTAGTCCTGGCGACTTTTTAACTCTGGCCCATGGAGATCTTTGGACCACCAACTTTATGTTCCAGTACGATGCAAAAGAGCATCCCACGAATGCCATCTTCATTGACTTCCAGTTCAGCGTGTGGAACTCGCCGGCCATCGATCTCCACTACTTCTTCTCCACCTCGTTGCAGGATAATCTTCGCTTGGAACATCAAACAGAATTGGTTCAGTTTTATTACTATAGGCTGACGGAGGCCCTAAGGAAGTTAAAATATGCTGGTCGGATACCCAGCTTGTTCGACTTCCAACTGCAGTTCCGCTCGAGAGGATTCTATGGTGGGTACAGTTCTTAACTCTCTTtcaaaatagttttttaaataatttatccGCAGCCGTATTCTGTTCCTTGATTTTTGAGCCTGTCATGCAGTACGAGGGCAAAGAGGATGCTTCTATTGAGCAGGTCCTATCCAGTTCCGAGAGTGGAATGCGATTCAAGAACTCAGTTTATGAAtcggaaaatataaaaaagaaattaagtGTCACACTGCCTTTTCTGGATCAGTTTGGATTGCTGGATGACATGTAATGATAATCTTGAACTTGTGTAAatagttaaaataaataaaagtttaagtACTACTACGTATTGGCTCAACTACGTCGTTGCTTTTAATTTCCTGggaaaatacttatctaataGCTTGATTGCACTTTATGTGTGTAATTCGGCAATAACTGACCTTTTTATATGAAATACAGTGTTCATGACTGATAATAGCGCTTTCGAGTTTATTTCGGCAAGATAGTGCTAAACTCTTGACAAACAAAAGGTGCAAGCAATACTAAAAATCTCAGAAGATAACAATTACAAGCCCTTGAATCGTGGTGAAATAGAAACAATCGCGATACGCCAAAAGATAAGCCGCAGATGTTTTAGCTAATAAAAGAAACTAATATTTACctacaacaaataaatacgaatacgaatgTATTTAACAAGTCAAGGTGTACTACTGAGGAAAAAACTTGTAAGTGAATTGTTGCGTCCCCCTTATAactcatacgcaccgttggcCCGCTTATCGTTTGCTTTAAAACGTCACATTTAATATAGTTTTATGAATACAAACATTTACAATAGAACCATTGTGTGTTCTATTTCTAATCTTATTGCTTACCAACTTGCAATAAAAATGAACTGCTTTTCATATGGTTTTAacttcaaaataaaatttgtttttattttttatcaaaTACTCGTAGTATATGATGGCTTCCATTCAGTCAATTACGTCTAGTAGACCACTCCGATCGAAGCGTGGCAGCTCGCGTTTGAGATTGTCCTGCAACCTCTTGTTGGTGTACAATACCTTCCGGAAGTTACGGCCTCGTTCGTCATCCTTCATCAAAGCATTAAAGTCGGCATCGGCGTTTTGGTCATTGGTCAATATGGCCTGGCAGACCAGAGCGACTGTGACAGCTGTTAGATacaataatataaacaattataatgggtttttgaaaatcaTTCCAGATGGGACTCACCAAAGAATCTGCCCCTTTCGAGCTGCAGGACGAACTGCCTCAATGTGGGAATGTAGCCACCAAAGTTGAGATCCTTAAGCGTTTCCACGAGCACCGTGTGATAATACTGAAACAGGGCATCCTGCTGTTCGTAGCGAATATCGACCTGCACCGAAGTGTTGAAGAAGTAGTGCAGATCCACCGCCGGCGAGGACCAACTGCAGAATTGGAAGTCGATGAGAGTCATGTCCAGTGGCTCCTTATTTTCGCCGTAGCGCAACATCACATTGTTCACCCAGTAGTCACCGTGCACCAATGTATTAAAATCTCCCGGTTGGGGATCGTAAACTCTTGTGGAGTACTCCATTACACGTTCCTGCAGCTTCTTCAATTTGGTAGCATACCGCTCACCCAATTCGGGACACTCCCTGGCAAAGTCagccgccacgcccaccgtATTCACAAAGAAGGGTGCAAAGGCCTGGGTGTGGCGATTGAAGATGCCGTGATCGAACTTGGTCAGCAATCCGGGTTGACGTTCGTTCAGAACAGCAGCGGCCGCATGCATCTTGGCCAGCTTTCGGAGTCCCAAGCGGGTGTGCTCCAGATCGAAACCAACCAGACGATCGGCCAGGACATATTTCGTCACCGCAAGGTCCTCAAAGATGATGGCCTCGTGCTCGTAGTCCACATGCAATGTCTTGGCGAAAACCTTTTCCGGCTGGCGAGTCTTCTCGATGAGCGAGCTCAATTGGGGCAGGATCTTCTCGTACATACGCATTTCCGTGGTGCTAACCTGGTACTGGGAAAATATTCCAGAGGCGAAGGCATCGTTCTCATAGGTGGTCTTCACAATATAGTATTCAGTCTCGGGGCTTTTGGCGCCACTTTTCAAGAACAAAATCCGCACGCGTGTCATCACACTAGCATAATTGTCACCCTTGGCAGTGGCGGGCTTGATCACCAAATCGGTGATCCTCAGTCCCGGATCATTCTTCAAATCCCGGAGCAGTCGCTCCAAGTAGGTTTCATCTAGCCACTCTGGCGCCGGATGAAATTCGGTAGCGTCTTCCTTGCCCTGCTCCACCATGATGATGCTCGACTTGTGTTCTGGATCACTTGGTCCAGTCGAAGGCCCCATTTATAGGCAGCCGGAAGACGCAATCTCGCCGACAACAGATCCCACATTATGGTAGCCGTAAAGCAAGCTGGCTCAGACAATTACGTAGCTGCTGCCCGTGGATTTCGATTCATACGACAGAGATTCGTGAGTATCTAAAGCTGACTAGATAGAAGCAGATCTCGGAGCGCGACACTTGACAGGGTGAGATAACACCCCCACATCTCGCAAATCGGTGCACGTTCCTATATATGATGTAAGTGTGCCCGCCGTAATTCATGCCGAATGGTGCTGACGTGGCGTCTAAAGATCGCTCTCGTGCTCGCGTCAAACTAATCTACTTCACAGCCCATAAATCCATCTGCCGTCCATCCATTTGCATAGTTGAGCCGGATAGTTAAGCTATTTACAGACTTACAAtggtttcgttttttatttcctaGTATTTAACGTTCTACGTATTTATAATAATCAGTCGGAAACTTTGAATTTCACAAGGATTTTCGAAACAGAATAGCCCAGAAGGAAAATAGTTAAACAAGTTTTCAAGTGCCAAGATAATGGGTAGAGGAGATAAGATTTCCCCTGCATACTTTCAGGTGTAGCCGATAACAATCTTGAatgtacatttgtatatatgtcGGGTCTTCCTTTATCTAGCAacagaatttttattttcatctGTTCGAGGATTTACGATCTGTTTATTTTCAAGAGGAGCTTTGAATACGGCACTGCCTACTTTTGAGCGAATACCTTTTCTGTTTTCCTGCTGAATGTATTCTGTAACATACCTTCCAACTTGAGAATTTCTTTGATGGTCAACTTATTAGGTACGCATATccgttttctttcttttctcattaataaattaaaaattgtgatATTGTCAATTGGAGATAATGCacctaaataaataaaaaacgatCCATTACATATGTCAGATTCAAAACATGTCTTACATattctctttaattttttttaggaaCGATAcattattttgctttttgattttataccAAAAATTATTATGACCCACTTATGAGAACACAAGTGTTATTCTTATCtcaatgttttaaaaatagctTATACGACATGTTGGCCATTTTATGTCTCAGATCAAAAATGTCCCAACCGTATTGCACTAGTCCCTTGAATTTTGGAAAGTCAAATATCCCATAACAGagataaacatttaatttaaaatgagattgtttattattatttaaacttatAGACATAAAACGTGGAAGCCCAATAAAACATATCCTAATAATCTCTTAACAGGTCTGGTTAACTTCCAGCAGTCCCTTTCTATCGAAGAAGGGAACCAGGGAATGTAAATTTTGTTGAACTGTAGGGTTGTTATATAATCGGTTCTTAAACCGAATGCCACGCTCATCATCGTTCATCAAGGCATTGAAACAGGCATCCGTGGGATCCTGGCTAATCATAACTGGCTGCACCACTACCGTAGAATGCAAAGCTATAAAGAAtatacaattatttaaaaagaaattacattttgtgaTTAAATATACCACCTACCAAAGAATCTCTTTTGCTCCACCTCCAATTTAAACTGATGCAAACTGGGAATCTGATTTTGACGATAGTTGAGCTTTTCTAACGTCTCAGTGAATATCTTGTGGTAGAACTGGAAGAGCCCGTTCTGCTGATCTCTACGCAGTGGCTCCTTTAGAGAAGTATTGAACAGGTGATGGAGATCGATGCATGGGGAGCCCCAGAAGGAGTACTGGAAGTCAATGAGCAGCACATCGACGGGTCGTCCCGTATTCGGATCGTACTTGAACATCACATTGTTGGTCCACACATCGCCATGGGCCAGAACATTAACTTGACCCGGAGTGGGTGCAAAGCACTCCCTGCCGATGTCCATGTAGTGCGGAGCCAAAGCGAATAGCTTCTCTCCGTAGTGGGCCAACGTGGGCACCTTGCTCATCCAGCGAGCGGCGGCCAGCAGACCACCCACAAAGTAGCCACTGTAGGCGTTTGTATAGCGATTAAAGAAACCACGATCGTAACTTTCGAGGCATCCACTTTGTCGCTCGTTCAAGACCGCTGTGGCGGCATGGAATTTGGCCAACTTGCGCAGGATGAGGTGAGTGTGCTCCTCGTTGAGGCGACGCACTCGATCGGCCATTACGTAGCCCACCACAGAAAGATCTTCGAAGATAATGGCCATACGCTCGCGATCCACATAGATGGCCGTGGGAAATATCCTTTCAGTATCTCCGATCTCATTAAGCAGCTCCCTGCATTTGGGCAGCACTTCCTGGTAGATGGTCATCTCGCGGTTGTAAATATCATATGGGGCCATCAGTTCCTGGGTCAACTCATCATCATCGATTTCCGTCTTTACAATCAGGTTCTGCACATTTTTCTCCTTGTTAGACAGTGTGAACTCCACTCGAGCACGGGTCAGAACTCCGCCGTAGTTTTCACCAGGCCCCAGGGCGGGATTTATCTGCAGCTGAGTTATGGTTAGTCCTTCATCCTTGTAGTGGCAGCGAAGTGCATGCTCGATGTATTCGTGGGTAAGCCACTCGGGTGCCGCTGCCATCTTGTTTAGTTGCTTCAATTTTTTCGACTGAACCGTGATGAGCGACCTTAGACTGACTGCTTATATAGTACCCCCAAATGACGCACACTTGTCACAGTGCACTTATCTTAGCCCATGTGTGAGATCTTGTGCTGCACTTGGAGAAATGTGTGTTTCAAAGTGATacatttcaaataataaacatgTCTTTTGCACACACTTATCTTTTGAAAGTTATTAGTTTGTGCTCAATTACTATGATTAAGTGTAAGCTTTCTTTTTCTCAAAGTGTATTTGACTCTGCTCCTATCTGCATCCATTTCTTCTGACTTTGGTTGACGCTCTGGGCTTTTATGGGCAAACAAGCCTGCGATGTTTGCTTTGGGGATTACCTCCGTTTGGCAACAGGTCTCAAATATGTGTATCGTGTGCCAAGAATCGTGCCATTGCTCAACACTGCGCCTGGTGAAGATATAGTATCTGAGGATTTATGTACGGGGAACAGACGCCCAGCGTTCGCATCGTTAAGATACTCCAAATCCCAGGAAAGTTCCCACTTCACTTGAGGCTTGGGGCAAAGAAACTCAAGAGATTAGGGCTCATCTTTTTATTccgttttaatttttgctctCGACTTATCACGCGTAAGCCCATTCATCATCATAATTTAGCAATCGACATCATTCATTGACTTATGTAAGACATTTTAATGGGTCATTTCCACACGTTCCACTTGAGATGATATTTATCGCAGAGCTTACGTCTTACATTGTGGATTCAACTAATAATTCCTCTTACTACATATATGTGTGTCCAGACTTCCTTAGTAACTATTTATTCAGCCGAACGAACCAAATTGTCTTATTTTTACAGACGTGTACTACGCCAGATAAAGAAAAGTGCTACAGTTTTAAAAAGCATggtttgaaataaatttttgaaaaaatacatttttgtttaaagcTCTTATGCTTTAAATTATCGACTTACTTAAGCGAATTTTCTTAAGGAAGCTATAAACCATTGAAAAATAGTTTACAAACTCACTTGTATGTACCTAGACAAAGAAAACTAAGTTTATCAGTCAGTATAAGGCTAACAAAGTTTATTAAGCTAAATTAAGATAAGCAGACTGTATAAAAAGTTAGTTGTGGgaaatgcatatatataaaccGATTTTACAGACagaatgttaaatatttcaaccttttcattttaaatatgttcTTATAAAAAGGTATTATTGGAtataatagataacaataatgGTTTGAATATGTATACAATAAGGAAGTAAGTAACTTAAGCCCTGAGTGTATTGAACTTTGTAAAAAGATTATGGATGCCAGTCTATCACTTAGATATAGTACTTTTTTTTGCGTATATCCCTAAGATTTCTCCCAGCGTTTGACGTTAGCATTCAAACAAATCACTCGCTTTTGGAATGATATGGCTGGGAATCGTTTAGCATTTGCGAGCCAGGTTAATTACTAGAAGGCTGCTGCATCCCTAAATCCACAGCAGGTGCTATAAAGATTAACTGGCTTGCCTTTGGCAAACTCAAACAATTTACAATTAGGCGGTAGCCACGGCGCGAGAGGTGAATCTGGGTATTCAGA harbors:
- the CG11891 gene encoding uncharacterized protein, isoform H (complex mutation) encodes the protein MSQEINRSAQVVPAWLTRDYVEQKLRSYFRNDSLRLVNLDIKLALGNGENYSSVITRIYVEYTTDKSKDKQSTRFLVKESFADAGPAAQVLLSYGVYNRELDLYERILPQMAEVVRNELADSRKLFAGTVYVDRKRDSIIFEDMSLENYRVADRLKKLDLEHTHLVLEKLANFHAAGAALAERQPGIFAKNFDRGFFNQHTRGYEPIMKNLLMALSRSLELEPDLCQRYQAKIDRLVENVMEYGERSTTIVPGDFLTLAHGDLWTTNIMFQYDDKGHPINAIFIDFQFSAWNSPAIDLHYFFSTALQADIRLKKQPELVQFYYYKLNAALKKVQYSGNVPSLFVFHQQFRNRSFYAAFASLIFEPTMTYTGKEEASMDQIISLSEKGMRFKDDAFQAEETRKKMRLTLPFLDHLGLLDVM
- the CG10514 gene encoding uncharacterized protein, which produces MAAAPEWLTHEYIEHALRCHYKDEGLTITQLQINPALGPGENYGGVLTRARVEFTLSNKEKNVQNLIVKTEIDDDELTQELMAPYDIYNREMTIYQEVLPKCRELLNEIGDTERIFPTAIYVDRERMAIIFEDLSVVGYVMADRVRRLNEEHTHLILRKLAKFHAATAVLNERQSGCLESYDRGFFNRYTNAYSGYFVGGLLAAARWMSKVPTLAHYGEKLFALAPHYMDIGRECFAPTPGQVNVLAHGDVWTNNVMFKYDPNTGRPVDVLLIDFQYSFWGSPCIDLHHLFNTSLKEPLRRDQQNGLFQFYHKIFTETLEKLNYRQNQIPSLHQFKLEVEQKRFFALHSTVVVQPVMISQDPTDACFNALMNDDERGIRFKNRLYNNPTVQQNLHSLVPFFDRKGLLEVNQTC
- the CG11889 gene encoding uncharacterized protein, isoform B, which encodes MPEKTTHNAPAWLTEEYVEKKLRVYFKNDTLNLKKLTIKPATANGENYASVMTRISVEYITKDSKDNQSATFLLKTTFADKDPAAHLLINYGIYTREIDMYEQILPRLADIVKNELHDSRKLFAATVGVDRERDSIMFEDLSLERYKVACRVKKLDLEHTYLVLEKLADFHAAGAALAQRQPGIFEKNYDRGFFNKHVRGYEPIMKNILKALSRTLDLSPDLKERYQAKIDRLIDNVMDYGERSTSVAPGDFVTLAHGDIWTTNVMFQYDDEGHPVNAIFIDFQFSVWNSPAIDLQYFFSTSIHENLRLERQTELVQFYFYKLVVALERVKYSGKVPSLFEFQQQFRTKGFYAVFASLIFEPTMVYNGKEEPSIEQFMTSDEKGVRLRDAVYQTEENLKKLHLTLPFLDQLGLLDEM
- the CG11878 gene encoding uncharacterized protein — its product is MTEKSTHKVHPAPVWLTSEYVQDKLRTYFKDSSLKLATLDTKPAVANGGNYGSVMTRINVEYTTKVSKGKQSTTFLVKTTFADRDPAGDVLIHYGVYTREMDIYEHILPQLADMVRKELKDSRKLFAATMNVDRERDSIIFEDMSLDHYKVACRRKKLDLEHTHLVLEKLALFHAASSVLAERQPGIFDKNYDRGFFNKHTRAYAPIMTNLLEALSRSLASDEELGQRYKAKIDRLVERLMDYGERSTTSSPGDFLTLAHGDLWTTNFMFQYDAKEHPTNAIFIDFQFSVWNSPAIDLHYFFSTSLQDNLRLEHQTELVQFYYYRLTEALRKLKYAGRIPSLFDFQLQFRSRGFYAVFCSLIFEPVMQYEGKEDASIEQVLSSSESGMRFKNSVYESENIKKKLSVTLPFLDQFGLLDDM
- the CG10513 gene encoding uncharacterized protein, with product MVEQGKEDATEFHPAPEWLDETYLERLLRDLKNDPGLRITDLVIKPATAKGDNYASVMTRVRILFLKSGAKSPETEYYIVKTTYENDAFASGIFSQYQVSTTEMRMYEKILPQLSSLIEKTRQPEKVFAKTLHVDYEHEAIIFEDLAVTKYVLADRLVGFDLEHTRLGLRKLAKMHAAAAVLNERQPGLLTKFDHGIFNRHTQAFAPFFVNTVGVAADFARECPELGERYATKLKKLQERVMEYSTRVYDPQPGDFNTLVHGDYWVNNVMLRYGENKEPLDMTLIDFQFCSWSSPAVDLHYFFNTSVQVDIRYEQQDALFQYYHTVLVETLKDLNFGGYIPTLRQFVLQLERGRFFAVTVALVCQAILTNDQNADADFNALMKDDERGRNFRKVLYTNKRLQDNLKRELPRFDRSGLLDVID